In one window of Thermodesulfobacteriota bacterium DNA:
- a CDS encoding pitrilysin family protein: MIKKTLLGSGIPVITEEMPDVESSSIGIWVNTGSRHETPEINGVSHLVEHLLFKGTERRTALDISMEIESVGGVLNAFTGREYTCFYSKTLNKDLPKAIDLLSDIFINSKFDRRDMEKEKLVVLQEIKMVEDTPDDLIHDLFAERFWDGHPLGWSILGPSKTIESMTRSSVLKYFSAQYSPQNVFITAAGGLSHRSVVRLLKPFFEGLGKAGTPSGRTAPKALPGVKLVKKELEQVHMCIGVPMPPQPHQDRYRVYLINTILGGGMSSRLFQEIREKRGLAYSVYSYLNLCKDAGALTAYAGTSAEKFSDVAGLVLREFERFPKDVTASELRNAKEQLKGGMLLGLETSDSRMMKLARDEFYFGRSVPVREIVKHIDSVTLSSLKKLAKELLSPERVTMVAMGKVSNRSLPTQFRAQAGRH, translated from the coding sequence ATTATCAAGAAGACCCTTCTCGGAAGCGGGATCCCCGTCATCACGGAGGAGATGCCTGACGTCGAGTCGTCATCCATAGGCATCTGGGTGAACACCGGCTCAAGGCACGAGACCCCGGAGATAAACGGGGTTTCCCATCTCGTAGAGCACCTCCTGTTCAAAGGCACTGAAAGAAGGACGGCCCTCGACATCTCGATGGAGATCGAGAGCGTCGGAGGCGTCCTTAACGCCTTCACAGGCAGGGAATACACCTGCTTCTATTCCAAGACACTCAATAAGGACCTTCCGAAGGCGATAGACCTCCTCTCCGACATCTTCATAAACTCGAAGTTCGACCGCAGGGATATGGAGAAGGAGAAGCTCGTAGTCCTCCAGGAGATAAAGATGGTGGAGGATACGCCGGACGACCTCATCCACGACCTCTTCGCAGAGAGGTTCTGGGACGGGCACCCGCTCGGCTGGTCCATTCTCGGCCCCTCGAAGACCATAGAGTCGATGACGAGGTCGAGCGTCCTTAAGTATTTCAGCGCGCAGTACTCCCCGCAGAACGTCTTCATAACGGCCGCCGGCGGCCTCAGCCACAGGAGCGTTGTGCGCCTGCTTAAGCCCTTTTTCGAGGGCCTTGGGAAGGCAGGGACGCCCTCGGGACGCACCGCGCCGAAGGCGCTCCCCGGAGTAAAGCTCGTCAAGAAGGAATTAGAGCAGGTGCACATGTGCATCGGCGTTCCCATGCCGCCCCAGCCGCACCAGGACCGGTACAGGGTCTATCTCATCAACACGATCCTCGGCGGCGGCATGAGCTCAAGGCTCTTCCAGGAGATAAGGGAGAAGAGGGGGCTTGCCTATTCCGTCTATTCCTACTTGAACCTCTGCAAGGACGCGGGGGCCCTTACCGCGTACGCCGGGACGTCCGCCGAGAAGTTCTCCGATGTCGCGGGGCTTGTCTTGCGGGAGTTCGAGAGGTTCCCGAAGGACGTAACCGCCTCGGAGCTAAGGAACGCGAAGGAGCAATTGAAGGGCGGGATGCTCCTGGGCCTCGAGACCAGCGACAGCAGGATGATGAAGCTTGCGAGGGACGAGTTCTACTTCGGCAGGTCTGTGCCGGTCAGGGAAATAGTCAAGCACATAGACTCGGTGACGCTTTCGAGCCTCAAGAAGCTTGCAAAGGAGCTCCTTTCGCCCGAAAGGGTCACGATGGTCGCGATGGGGAAGGTGAGCAACCGCAGCCTTCCGACGCAGTTCAGGGCACAGGCCGGCAGGCATTGA
- a CDS encoding response regulator transcription factor: MRILVVEDEKKVAAFIKRGLEQESYAVDVVEDGAEGQNYAEMNDYDAIILDIMLPGKNGLEVLKDLKAAGVSSPVLLLTARDSVEDRVKGLNVGADDYLTKPFAFEELLARLRVLMRRGGYGAPVLKFADLSLDPATRKAKRGGVEVELTVKEYALLEYLLRNPNRVLTRTLIAEHVWDQSFDSETNVVDVYINHLRSKVDKDFPQKLIHTVRGVGYVLKTEE, translated from the coding sequence ATGAGGATACTCGTAGTAGAAGACGAAAAGAAGGTCGCGGCGTTCATAAAGAGGGGGCTTGAGCAGGAGAGCTACGCCGTTGACGTGGTCGAGGACGGCGCCGAGGGTCAGAACTACGCCGAGATGAACGACTATGACGCGATCATCCTCGACATCATGCTCCCGGGCAAGAACGGCCTCGAGGTCCTTAAAGACCTGAAGGCAGCCGGCGTGAGCTCGCCGGTCCTCCTACTTACCGCCCGCGATTCGGTCGAGGACAGGGTCAAGGGCCTGAATGTCGGCGCCGACGACTACCTTACGAAACCCTTCGCGTTCGAGGAGCTGCTTGCGAGGCTCCGGGTCCTCATGAGAAGGGGCGGGTACGGCGCGCCTGTGCTAAAGTTCGCCGACTTGAGCCTCGACCCTGCCACACGCAAGGCCAAAAGGGGCGGAGTGGAGGTCGAGCTTACGGTAAAGGAATACGCGCTACTTGAATACCTCCTCCGGAACCCGAACAGGGTGCTCACGAGGACCCTCATCGCGGAGCACGTATGGGACCAGTCCTTTGACAGCGAAACGAACGTAGTGGACGTCTACATAAACCATCTCAGGAGCAAGGTGGACAAGGACTTCCCCCAGAAGCTCATCCACACCGTAAGGGGCGTGGGGTACGTCCTGAAGACCGAAGAGTAA
- a CDS encoding helix-hairpin-helix domain-containing protein, whose amino-acid sequence MERHCSINEARPEDLTHINGIGIETARNIIEYRNRRGRINDWEELRGVPGVTDRAIEEMRSEGCTLGRYGGEREGFLRRLLRTFGR is encoded by the coding sequence ATGGAGCGGCACTGCAGCATAAACGAGGCAAGGCCTGAAGACCTTACCCATATAAATGGCATAGGCATAGAGACCGCAAGGAACATAATCGAGTACAGGAACAGGCGCGGCCGTATAAACGACTGGGAGGAGCTCCGGGGCGTCCCGGGCGTGACCGACAGGGCCATCGAGGAGATGCGTAGCGAAGGGTGCACGCTCGGCCGCTACGGCGGCGAAAGGGAAGGTTTCCTTAGAAGGCTCCTCAGGACATTCGGGCGTTAA
- a CDS encoding FAD-linked oxidase C-terminal domain-containing protein has product MLSNLVKNGLGRIVGEANCSFSKEELLCYSYDATNTLHQPDAVVFPSGPEEVSLILKMANSEGFPVIPRGAGTGFSGGSLPVEGGVVISFERMRKILEIDTENLVAVVEPGVVTWDLQQKAEKLGLFYPPDPSSLKFSTIGGNIAECAGGPRAVKYGVTRDYVLGLEAVLPTGEIINTGVRTAKGVVGYDLTRLLVGSEGTLGIVTKAVLKLLPMPEATVTMLSLFNDLRDAARATSAIINAKIIPSTLEIMDSVSIKCVEGFAKTGLPEAGALLLIEVDGHMAAVDAEAESVRKVCLENGASEFRRAADKNEVKDLWKARRAVSAALYKARPGKINEDIVVPRSRIPDLVDGLRGISEKYGVLIASFGHAGDGNIHVNIMHDKKTQAESALSAAEDVFRLALSLGGTISGEHGVGVAKARYLDMELKPEAIEAMRRIKEAFDPKGILNPGKIFPGPRISVRAPAGAGFAGKT; this is encoded by the coding sequence ATGCTCTCGAATCTCGTAAAAAACGGGCTTGGCAGGATTGTCGGAGAGGCGAACTGCTCTTTTTCCAAAGAGGAACTCCTCTGTTACTCCTACGACGCCACGAACACGCTACACCAGCCTGATGCCGTCGTATTCCCGTCAGGGCCCGAAGAGGTCTCTCTCATCCTCAAGATGGCCAACTCCGAGGGATTCCCGGTAATACCAAGGGGCGCGGGCACGGGTTTCTCCGGTGGGAGCCTCCCGGTCGAAGGGGGTGTGGTAATATCCTTCGAGCGGATGAGGAAAATACTCGAGATAGACACGGAAAACCTCGTGGCAGTCGTAGAGCCGGGGGTCGTCACATGGGACCTCCAGCAGAAGGCGGAAAAGCTCGGCCTTTTCTACCCCCCCGACCCGTCGAGCCTCAAGTTCTCGACCATAGGCGGCAACATAGCCGAGTGCGCGGGCGGGCCGAGGGCCGTGAAATACGGCGTGACCAGGGACTACGTCCTCGGGCTCGAAGCCGTGCTCCCGACCGGCGAAATAATCAACACTGGCGTTAGGACCGCGAAAGGCGTCGTCGGCTACGACCTTACGAGGCTCCTCGTAGGCTCGGAAGGCACGCTCGGGATAGTCACGAAGGCCGTCCTTAAGCTCCTGCCCATGCCCGAGGCGACGGTAACCATGCTGAGCCTGTTTAATGACTTGAGGGACGCGGCAAGGGCCACCTCGGCAATAATAAACGCCAAAATAATCCCATCGACGCTCGAAATTATGGACAGCGTGTCCATAAAGTGCGTGGAGGGGTTCGCAAAGACGGGCCTCCCTGAGGCCGGGGCACTCCTCCTCATAGAGGTGGACGGGCACATGGCGGCAGTCGATGCCGAGGCCGAATCAGTACGCAAGGTCTGTCTTGAGAACGGGGCAAGCGAATTCAGGCGAGCTGCGGACAAAAACGAGGTAAAGGACCTCTGGAAGGCAAGGAGGGCCGTATCCGCGGCCCTCTACAAGGCCCGGCCCGGAAAGATAAACGAGGACATAGTGGTCCCGAGGTCGAGGATACCCGATCTAGTTGACGGGCTCAGGGGAATATCCGAAAAATACGGCGTCCTCATAGCGAGCTTCGGACACGCCGGGGACGGGAACATCCACGTGAACATAATGCATGACAAAAAGACGCAGGCTGAATCTGCCCTGTCCGCTGCCGAGGACGTCTTCAGGCTCGCCTTGAGCCTCGGCGGGACCATCTCCGGCGAGCACGGCGTTGGCGTGGCGAAGGCCCGCTACCTGGATATGGAGCTTAAGCCTGAAGCGATAGAAGCAATGAGAAGGATAAAAGAGGCGTTCGACCCCAAAGGGATATTAAACCCCGGGAAGATATTCCCTGGTCCACGAATCTCAGTGCGTGCGCCAGCCGGCGCCGGATTTGCCGGCAAGACTTGA